In Acipenser ruthenus chromosome 1, fAciRut3.2 maternal haplotype, whole genome shotgun sequence, the genomic stretch gtaccactttctaacattacatacatatatatatatatatatatatatatatatatatatatatatatatatatatatattgtaacgtagcgggttgtgagagacagcagggagggggttaaaacctccctgcgagagagacgcaccgttttgatttgtgttgctttattgtttcatttgattttcttaattgtattgttgtttagtttaattgtttaattgttttattattaatgatcatccgcacctgggcgttgttggagaattagacccaggtgcggagtttaaaagggGAGCacgcagtctgctcggggctgctaaggagaaggaggcagaaaggagtgctctgcttcctggcagtcccgaggtaaaaggtatagtgcaaacctgtgtggttaagttttgggacagggaaacggcttagccgtcctgtggtagttaggttcctgcgtgtgtagttagtgctcagaaagagctaggtgtttattttgtattttgttttattgtgtgttattaaaaaaattgcgcatcagcgctgaaaatccaatttctgtgtgctgggtcagattcttaaaggggcaacgaacccaagtgagtGCAAtcgtttcacaatatatatatatatatatatatatatatatatatatatatatatatatatatatataaaataatacttattattattattattattattattattattataataaacacacacacagtataatctgaaatgcattaaggtgacTTAGCAGTTAGTTCAagcaatttaacagcaaatgctggagtttttctgtacaattttgtgtaaataaatataaaactataaggAAGGGGCAACAATATTATTCCAGAAATAAGACAACAGGTTGTTTTATGGTGGGTTGTTTTTTtgaatgatgatgataataataatacaacaatacaatacaaatttcacttatatagtgctcttcatgcaagcattccagggcgctttacaaaagaaaaaagcctgtgtctaatatataatccagctacaaataaacagacccaaacaaatacatttttaaaagactcAGTTTTGCtggcattcctgatatgaatagggagcaagttccaaagatgaggggcattataactaaatgccccaGCTCTGACTTCAAAAAATTCAAACgaattttagggactgtcagaagattagcattttgtGATCTCAGGGAACGACCAGGGGCATGTGGGGTCATCAtatcttgaagataagaaggtccaagaccatctaaggccttataggtaataagaagaactttaaaataataataataataataataataataataataataataataataataataataataatagcatcagtaataaaacaaatgaatgagatggatgcagtaattgtatcaattaaatatgcaattaaaaccaagattaactaagataaaaaaactaagataaaaattGCGAGATTAATcgcgattcatttttttaattgcttgacagccttAGTACATATACATTATTATTGCAGCTGGAAATTCCTAGCAAGCTTCAGCTGCTTCCTGGACAACTGCTAAGACTGAAGGAAGTGTTGAAAGACGAAAAGCAACGACAAGCAAGACAGCCTGTGCCTGTAAAAGAGCAAGAACCACCTGAGGCTTCTAATGTTCCGCAGTAAGCAACCTCTGTATATATCTGTGTAAATAAACAGCAATATGGACAAAAAAGATGAATCAGACTTTTAATGGAGAGCAGTCACAAATCCATCAATATTAAATGGCAGTAGATTACTGTAAGTAATTTTTTTGTGTCAGAAACAGGAAGCAAGTTACAGATattatgaaatttaaaaaaaactatacctTTCTATTTTGGGTGTTATATTATAATTGGTTTAAATGCTCTTCTTTTCCAATGTCATCTGCAGAAATAGGCCATGAAGTGGTGTATAAGAATTACAATTTGTACTGGACATAACAAATACCCAAAACActactgctgtgttttttttatacttattcttcatcaaaatcacagaaaatgggggatgcgccctatagcctggagatcgcaggttcgaatccaggctatgtcattgccgaccatgaccgggggttcccagGGAGCGGAgaacaattggccgagcgccgcctgggtagggagggcttaggtcggcagggcagtttcactgcacaccagcgacccctggctgatagggcgcctgcgggtctgctgtggagccatttagatctgtgttgtcctccggcactataggtctgatggcttcgttgtgcgaaaaatgacagcttggcaggaacacgtttcggaggatgcgtgtttcaGCTTCCGTTTTCTGAGTCACCGGGGGGTCACTAGTaacacaattggcgattccaaactggggagaaaactgggtTAAAAATCATTGgaaacgactaaattaaaaagtcACAGAAAATGCAAACACActcactttattatttttaaagggaATGTCAGTAACTTAAAACTAGCCAGCATGTTCCTCCTCGCAGTTTCATGTTTACGCTAGAATGAGGCGGATCAGGATTTTAAGACTGCAAAATCACATTAATGGGAAAAGCGTACAGGGACTACACCTGTGTATAAAATAGGGTCCTCTTTGTAATATTGTGTATATCTTTCTCAACATTTATGGCTATACTCACCATATAtgaaataatttttgttttgtatcaacTAAACATTTGTCTTTGTTTATTGCTGTAGGTGTTTCTACTCTGTATCTCGAAACAAAGCCATAGAAATGCTGGCAGAATCCCCAGAGTTTGGAAACATGATCTTAAGACCTGGCAGTGAAAAGATGAGTTTCGCAGTGACAGTCAGGCAGCTGCTCACTGAGTATGTATATAGAGCCATCATGagcttcatttaaaaaacattcccaAGTGAATCTGTAAACGAAGGATACCACATGACTGACATGAATATTTTATTACAGTGGACCATCTATAAAGCATTACAAAGTGATGTGTGCAGAGAATGGCTTTTCCATAGCGCTTGATACTCCTGTAAGttccatttatttatgtttttatttatttacttaatattTCCTGTGAtgcgtttcctttttttttatttttatttttttttaatttagagtgaccagttattatttttatttatgttcccccaatttggaatgtccaattatgttttttcacCTCACCGAGTCCCCACACATCACAGACGTTCCGAGGgcatgtgagcgtcctccgatctcacaagcctaaagccagaactGCTTTTACgtcgagcaatccagagcagaggtgggcgggctaccgattccggagaacagagaccagccctggtttttatccactctgaatgtgttcggtgtctggccagtagggttcgcagttgcgtgatgaggagaagcgatacctgctggtttcccatccccacgcctggagcgtcagagccaatgtgacaccccgctcagggtccccagcaaagttcgtcCTCTTTGCACACCCCGGATGTGAACTGGcgctgtccaagctgtgtgactcatcctgcactcgcagcggcagcgctttaactggatgagccactcgggaacccctgatacattttcttttttgatgCACATTTACATAATTATGCATCCACCGTGCcaaaattgtgtgtgaatgttttGAGGAGCATGGCCACCTCCCTCtctggatctcaatccaattgatcCTGTTAGGGATGAACACGAACAACACATTCGTCAGCACAATCCTCTgcaacaattgtgtgaaataTTCATGACTGAATTGATTAACGTCCCTCTAGACCAgcggtcctcaaagtaatttgagcacgggcataaattgatcttacttggctgtttgcgggcacgctgaGTATTGCATAAGTTCATATCTTAAACACTGccttccctatatatatatatatatatatatatatatatatatatatgagaaaaataataaattttacccagagttttagtgggagttattcttggctcactctgataaggccaagtctcagaCAGTAATTGTGAGTGCTGcacttattctttaaataatttgtataaaatacgcgatgcaaatatttttaaatagcatgtttacacagataaccatGAGTAAACTGAAATAAGAGGATAGATAGCGTCTCactttgtttcaatttggcaaaattctgtttaaagatcgctcatctccagtacaattattctGAGAAAGTGGATttcgtaactaaatctactaccgTGTTTCCCATGTctgttgaaattaaaaaatagatagatagaaaattaaattctaaatactgaaatgtattatttttctcaataacagtcggcgaaaATCAGTGTTTAGCCGGCATATTAacaccccgcctctgctcacgaatgattggacagctgtcagatctttcactttcctaTTGGCTACTTACTCgccaattttcatgcagaataccgtgaacaGTCTGTGCCTGCTTATGTTTGGACAgcttggcagatatttgactctcctattggttaaacttactgtcagaacctgcaactgaaacagacacagtttatgccccacccagctaacttatctttgggctaccgcagagaaaatgcagatattcaattggttgatcgtatcgcagaggcccttcaggaaaaaaatatatgtcgagtacgtacaaACACAtcataagcgagcagcactgtcaacaggctgctgtgacgcttttgttggaaaaacgtgtttaaagctttatttattttcccacactacgacccgccagaaatctgttcacgacccataatttaagaacaaCTGCCGCAGGCACGAGGGCCCGGCTTCACGGGCACGAATTTGCCCACGGGCACctctttgaggaccactgctctaGACACCTTCCAACACTATGTGTCAAGGCTGTGGATCAGGGCAAACTGTTACCAAACACAATATTACTGTAGGTACAAGTCCTattaaagtggccaggcagtgtatatctCTCCTTCGGGCCCTGGGTCTGTACATGTGGACAGAAAATGATGTTAAATCTAGACATAtattaaatgtatgtgtacaatgTTGAAACATAGCTATATATATAGGGATAGTAGGAGATACTGTATATAGGCCTATGTGTTACATAGCAGGTTCAGATAGTTCATTGGCATGCTAGACGTGTATGACAATCTCATTTTCTTTTGCTAAAAGTGGAGTCTTTTTTTCGGACAGGTCACTGTTTCCAGCCTCTGTGATGTTACTGATCATTTTGTAAAAGAGACTAACGGAAATCTCAGACCTTTCATCCAGCCACACACTTATGCCACCACAATTGGTATGATATTACAATATTTGATTTAATGAATCATTCTTTGGATTTTTGAAAACTTAATCACGTTGAGGGTTGGTAGCTAAATGCATCTAAAGTTTTCAAAatgaacaaagaaaaacatgaaaaaactCAGTAGAAGAGGTTAGccaacacattttgttttgtgcagtCAACTTTTTTAGTTCAAACTTTTgggctataataaaataaaataaaaattgcataAATATATTAGTTAAACAGTATTTAGTATTTAAAAAGGCTGAAAAACTATCTGATTATTTCAGTGCAGGAGTTTTGCTGGCACAGGTGTTTCTAACACAACTCTGTTTTGGTTTGCATGGCACCATAAAAATGTCACACTCAAAAATGTATCCAGTGAAGCCTAAATAGTAATCTTTTAACACAGAAATGTCTTAATCGTAgaagcttttgtttatttttgtaagaaTTTTTTTCTAATTGAGTGTTATGTTCAGGAGGATGTTCTTCTATGACTGCTCTCCTATGACTGCAATTAgcaccataaaaaaaaataatgcaagtcaTAACGGGATCCAGCCAGTGTAGGATGAAATGTAGCAAGCTGGTTACCAGTATCCTAGTctatcaggaccactgtgcaacTTTTGTTTCAAATCCATCCATGTTCATGGTTCTGTTGGGATTTCCCAGTGCAATTTACTGGCATTAAAACTTAACAAAATGACCTCTCGTCtcagatgtgttttgtttgtcttcctCAGACcagccagttgtgctcaatgaaAGAAAAGATCAGCAGAAGAGGCAAATCCCCCAGGCAGTAGTTGCTCCAATGATCCAAAACCCAACTCCTCCACCAACTTCAAGTCAAAGCTCTGATCACGAATATCTTGAAGTTAACTACATCAATGTAGATGGTAAACCAGCACAGCTGCTGCAAGCTGCAGTAACTCATAATACTGAAATCTCCTTAAGGGACACATCCAGTTAATTTTAGTCGAAAACAAACTGGAGTAATTTGATGAGTTTTATGTCAACTGTAGCTAGTGAGTTTTAATCTGGTGATTTAAGCATCCATGTAAGGGGGGCATTACAACTATTAATGCCTCATAAACCATGTCAGCTTTCAAATTTAGATTTTCAGATATAAAATATCCTCTGGCAAAATCTCATTGTCACTCTTCACTTTAACCTGTGACCTTTATAGATGACTGCACATTTTAGGATTCCAGAACTTGCACTTTGAGATGTTGGCTTTATATTTGGTACCCAAGTGTATTCTGTATTTTCTCTCTGAGACCATTTGAGggagtgacttcatatttgcagggttatataagCCTggcatgctaaatgtgttgctgaCCACGACAGTAACCTCTGAACTAATATGGCTGTCAGGTATCTTTTTATGTTTCTGATATATAGAGATATAAATCAACCCACATGGTTTTCACATTTGGCTATACTGATGGTATAGAACACAATCCATGGTCTTTAAATTTGGAACACAGATGTATTCTATGAGTTTGTAAATtaagttaaaatattagtgtTACACAGTAAATATTAACCTTTTGACAGTCACATTGTTTTGACTTTTGGCTAAATTGATTATATAGACCAAATTAGTTGCATAAAAGTGGCACTTCTTTTGACAATGCAATTGCAGTGAAAAGCATAATGGTAACAAAGTGCACTTAAGTTTATGTCCCTGCAATATTCTTGAATGGATATTCTGAAAAAAGGGCTTCGAGTTGCAGTTATGGTTCCTATTTGACATCGTACTCTGAATGATCAATGCTACACCTAACACTTTCCATACATCCTGCTGGATTTTGATTGAACAGCCACAGTAGTGAGCACTCGTGTTCTTTAGGTTTCCTGTGGGGACTTTAACAGTAGTAATAAAGTTTTCTTTCTGACTTTGAATAGCCTGAAACAAGAACTCTGTGTTCAGTTTCCctcttaaagctgcagtttcCACAGGTATCACATATCATTATTTGGTGTCTGTTTACTTCTATAGTTTATATAATTGATCCAACTGtgcatcctttttttttctttttttatttaaagttttagcTTATGGATATTTGAAACTGAGGTGGAACATGCCCAGAAACGCTCTTTGCATTAAGTACTTAAGAGTTGAATCATGTTAGCGGAGGGCGAACCACCAGTTCTGGTATACAGTATATgatatatataaatgatatattttaaaaacaccacacacaaccTTTTGTGTGCACATGTTAACAGCATTTAAAGAGCATATTACCTGCTttcttcttagttttttttttaagttttgtaaaAACTTTCCTAAATATGTTTGAACTATTCTTAAAGTCTTATGGATTACTGCACCTGTCTGTGATTTATTCAGCTATGATTAAATGATGAATTAGAAATCCTTGAATACATGCCTGTACACAGGCGAATACTTACTATGACCACAACTAACAttatggggctgatgtaaggatacgtgcaaagtgatgcTTAAAGTAGGACTTCAGCAGCCCCAAAAAATgcggcatatgtaaagaatgtttttcacctggcattctgcaGCCGCTGTCAAATTAGCACTTTTCAAtgtcatttaaatgcattaatgatggtaatgtattcaaatgaagaaaagaactTGGTACTGggtggggatctggaatactaagcgggcgcaaaactttgctgcccttcctctgacatttttttgtttggtttgattttcgtgctccacaaatcccatacagtgcctactgctctctgtactcctaactcactacacctctgggctgtaagtgtggccgctaaatagcccgatgcacaggcggtgctcattgtgaccctcattatcatgattgcagctcattatttgcgagtgttgagtaatttgcattgctcttaagcttacataggccgcagtgcaaaataattgcctggtcgctaggcaatttggattttgaagccacaattgtttgcactgcgcctatccttacatcagctcTTATATGTCCTATTTCCCTTTATTGGCTTGTGGTGTTTTCATAGATGATTGACTAATACTTTTCCACTACGTATATACCATGGAAGAAGTGGCGTCCAAACATTTCTCTCCCTTTGGTAACAGTACAGATCCTATATGTTTGGTTGGCTGCTTTCTGCCTTTCAGTCAGAAGTATGTAGGAATTATTTTCTTGCCAGCTTACTGTAGAAATCCAGTCCTCTTGGGCAAGGTATCCCTACATTGTATTGGCAGTTTGTTGGAAAAATAACTAGGAATAAACGCTGCTGAATGAGGGCACGAGTATAAATATGGCATGTACTTCATGGATATTGTTTTGAGattcttatatatatttttttttagaagagaAACAATATCTTTTTTTATGGTTTATTTCTGCGTAGTGTTTTTCAAAACTCTCTCATCTTAAAGCTGGTACTCCAGACAGCAGCGGTTGGATAAGGACTCATTCCAGTATTCAAGAGTGTGTTTTGGTTTGTTGGAAAGTGTATATGATTGCTCCAAAACAAACTAAGTCACTTTCACAGTTTGTTTTAATCAAAGCTGTGGTGG encodes the following:
- the LOC117420433 gene encoding signal-transducing adaptor protein 1-like, producing MAAPKPTPRFISKERGKITALPLYCDGFVRKKHTGEKDFNRYFAELRGSTIFLYSDEKNATYTEKLELQNLKSLDTWSLKENYISAEFTLTLLNEEVRLKIENPDAGEEWKGFILTVAKLEIPSKLQLLPGQLLRLKEVLKDEKQRQARQPVPVKEQEPPEASNVPQCFYSVSRNKAIEMLAESPEFGNMILRPGSEKMSFAVTVRQLLTDGPSIKHYKVMCAENGFSIALDTPVTVSSLCDVTDHFVKETNGNLRPFIQPHTYATTIDQPVVLNERKDQQKRQIPQAVVAPMIQNPTPPPTSSQSSDHEYLEVNYINVDEHDKKNQLNLKDDRPLIQAVPVPDSGISDELLKALQKRRATLGDY